TCGACCCGTTCGATCACCACCCCGTCGGCCAAGATGCCGGCTGTGAGGTAGCGTCGAATGAGGCCGAGCAGGCGCCGGTCTGCGATCCGCTTCGCCAGCCGCCCCATGAGCACGTCGTGGTTGACCCGGTCGAAGAACTTCTCCAGGTCCACATCGACCACCCACCGCCGTCCGGCCTGGAGGAACCGCTGGGCCGCACACACTGCATCGTGCGCCCGACGGCCCGGCCGGAAGCCGTAGCTGTGCTCCGAGAACGTCGGATCGAAGCGGGGTTGCAGGACCTGCAGGATGGCCTGTTGGAGGACCCGGTCGAGCACACACGGGATGCCGAGGTCCCGGACCCCGCCGCCCGGCTTCGGGATCGGCTGCCGTTTGACCGGCTGGGGTTGGTAGGTCCCGGCAAGCAACTGCACCTTGATGGTGGCCCAGTGCGCCCGCAGGTGCCCGGGGAGGTCCGCCACGGTCATCCCGTCGCCGCCCGGACTGCCCTGGTTCTGCTGCACCCGCTTCAACGCCGCTTGGACGTTGCCGCGCTCGACCACCCGCTCCATCAGGTGGTCGGTCCCTGAGCGTGCGTCTCCGCTGGCCACCCGCGACGCTTCGCCGCTCCGTTCAGCCTTCGGGGCTTCACCCCTGCTTCCGAACGGGAGCTCCAGTTGCTGCCTGGCCGTCTGGCGCCTGGCGTCTTGGAGGTTCACGGGTGCTCCGCTCTCCCTTCTGGTCGGCCCTTCGCCTTGCAGGCTACTATGGCCTCGGCTGACTTCTCGCGCCGCCGGGACGGCGTCGCCCTTTCAGGCGCAAGGCGAGATCTCCCCAGGTAAGAATGCTGGCCGTCCCCGCACCACCGCCGGATTTACGGCCCCGCGCCTTGGTCGCGAGAGCTTCGCGGGCATTTGGCCGCTCGCCCTGCGCAAGGCCGCCTCGTATCCGGTTCCTGTTCGTCGGCGCGCGGGTTCGTTCCCCGCTTCCTTCAGCGCCGCCCTCGCGGGCGCGCCCCTTGCGGTTCCCTTGGGTCCCTGCGACCAGGTCCCCGGAGGACTTCCACCTCCTAGTCAGCACCCATGCTGGGCGCACAAAAACCTCGGGAGTCGGATAGTTCCTCCGACTCCCGAGGCTGATGTGTGATATTTGGAGACACGACCTGCAAATGAATCTCGCTGTCACCCCGTCATCAAGATACACAAATACACCCGCTCCAGCAATCTTCCTAGGGAAGTTCTTGCAGGGCGCAACGCGCTTGAGATTCTTTTGGGTTGTGCGAGGCGGGTAAGTTACGCCTGTTCCTT
The window above is part of the Terriglobales bacterium genome. Proteins encoded here:
- the ltrA gene encoding group II intron reverse transcriptase/maturase gives rise to the protein MNLQDARRQTARQQLELPFGSRGEAPKAERSGEASRVASGDARSGTDHLMERVVERGNVQAALKRVQQNQGSPGGDGMTVADLPGHLRAHWATIKVQLLAGTYQPQPVKRQPIPKPGGGVRDLGIPCVLDRVLQQAILQVLQPRFDPTFSEHSYGFRPGRRAHDAVCAAQRFLQAGRRWVVDVDLEKFFDRVNHDVLMGRLAKRIADRRLLGLIRRYLTAGILADGVVIERVEGTPQGGPLSPLLANVLLDEVDRELETRGHTFARYADDCNVYVRSKRAGADVLQTLRRLYAKLRLQVNETKSAVARPWDRKFLGYSFWVAPGHIVKRRVAPAALATMKAQVRALTRRTRGCSIPTVVAELRGYLLGWKAYFRLADTPGVFTTFDQWLRRRLRVVYLKQWKRGTTAFRELRARGVPEIVAAQAASHARRWWVTAHHAALHIALPTRYFDQLGVPRLAS